Proteins encoded within one genomic window of Oryza brachyantha chromosome 7, ObraRS2, whole genome shotgun sequence:
- the LOC102710319 gene encoding arogenate dehydratase/prephenate dehydratase 2, chloroplastic-like, translating to MECASIDFLTGPSPATDQSLDNGSANVRVAYQGSSGTATEEMLLKAFPDCIAVPCKKFVAAFEAVESSLADIVVLPIENSSAGSFHQNYDLLLGHNLHIVQEVQVDIELCLWALPGVKKNDLRTIFSHPEEFAQCEHSLSSLSVVKKNVDYCAAGAKIISMQNLGDAGVIGSAQAAESYGLNIVECDFQDALPNLTRYLVLAKTADIPKEYGQYKTSIVFGLEEGSGILFKALSAFWMRDISLAKIESRPNKRKPMRTQGTEKHFNYIFYVDFEASTAEARVQNALKDLKEMVTFLRVLGCYQMRETVFTAPSCELSVSSA from the exons ATGGAGTGCGCATCTATTGATTTCCTTACTG GCCCATCACCTGCAACTGATCAATCATTAGATAATGGAAGTGCTAATGTCCGGGTGGCATATCAG GGCTCATCTGGTACGGCCACTGAGGAAATGCTGCTTAAGGCCTTCCCAGATTGTATAGCCGTTCCATGCAAAAAGTTTGTGGCTGCATTTGAG GCTGTTGAGTCTTCACTTGCCGACATAGTTGTTCTTCCAATTGAAAATTCATCCGCCGGAAGCTTCCACCAGAACTATGACTTACTTCTTGGTCATAATCTGCATATTGTGCAAGAAGTTCAAGTGGATATAGAGCTGTGTCTCTGGGCTCTTCCAGGGGTGAAGAAGAATGATTTGAGAACGATTTTCAGCCATCCAGAG GAATTTGCTCAGTGTGAGCACTCACTCTCTAGTTTAAGTGTTGTAAAGAAAAATGTTGATTACTGTGCTGCCGGTGCCAAG ATTATATCCATGCAAAATTTAGGAGACGCTGGAGTTATAGGCAGTGCTCAAGCGGCAGAATCATACGGGCTTAACATAGTAGAATGCGATTTTCag GATGCTTTACCCAATCTCACAAGATACTTGGTATTGGCCAAAACTGCTGACATCCCCAAGGAATATGGCCAATATAAG ACAAGCATCGTTTTTGGTCTTGAAGAGGGCTCTGGCATACTTTTCAAGGCCTTGAGTGCATTTTGGATGAGAGACATAAGTTTGGCAAAG ATTGAGAGCAGACCAAATAAGCGCAAACCAATGAGGACTCAAGGAACTGAAAA GCACTTCAATTACATTTTCTATGTTGATTTTGAAGCATCAACAGCTGAAGCCCGTGTGCAAAATGCCTTGAAGGATCTAAAG GAAATGGTGACGTTCCTGCGTGTCCTTGGCTGCTATCAAATGAGAGAAACCGTATTTACTGCACCAAGTTGTGAACTCTCAGTTTCTTCAGCCTGA